CTTCCGCCAGCTGCTCTCGCGCCCCGCGGTGTGGGCCGATCTGTGCGACAACCCGGCGCTGATCCCCGCCGCGGCCGAGGAGTGCCTGCGCCACTCCGGCTCGGTGGTGGCCTGGCGGCGCATCGCCACTCGCGAGGTGGAAGTCGGCGGCGTGACCATCCCAGAGGGCGGCAGGATCCTGATGGTCACCGCTTCGGGCAATCACGATCCGGCCCACTTCGAGAACCCCGACGAGCTCGACATCTACCGCGACAACGCCGTCGACCATCTCACCTTCGGCTACGGCAGCCACCAGTGCATGGGCAAGAACCTAGGACGCATGGAGATGCGCATCTTCCTCGAGGAGTTCACCCGGCGCCTGCCGCACCTGGAACTCGAGGAGCAGGAATTCACCTTCCTGCCCAACACCTCCTTCCGCGGTCCCGAGGCGCTGTGGGTGCGCTGGGACCCGGTGCAGAATCCGGAGCGCCGCGACCCGGCGGTGCGCAGTGCCCAGCGCGACTTCCCCGTCGGGGCGCCGTCGCGTCAGGACATCGCCCGGGAAATGGTGGTTGCCAAGGTGCAGACGGCGGCCAAAGGCGTATTGCAGATCGCCCTGGAGGATCCGCATGGGCGTCGCGTGCCGGCGTGGAGCCCCGGCTCTCACGTCGACCTGATCGTCGGCGACTACGTGCGCAAGTATTCGCTGTGCGGCGAGGTGGACGATCCCTACTGGCTGCAGATCGCCGTGCTGCGCGAGGAGGCCGGGCGCGGCGGCTCGGCCTGGATCCACGAGCACCTGAAACCGGGCATGCCCCTGCGGCTGCGCGGGCCCAAGAACCACTTCCGCCTCGACGAATCGGCCGGCCGCTACGTGCTCATCGCCGGCGGCATCGGCATCACCCCGATCATCGCCATGGCCGACCGCTTGAAGCGGCTGGGCAAGTCGTACGAGCTGCACTATGCCGGTCGCTCGCGCGCCAGCATGGCCTTCGTCGAACGGCTCGAGCGCGACCACGGCGAAACGCTGCGGCTCTACCGCAAGGATCGAGGCGAGCGGCTCGACCTCGCCGCCCTGCTTGCCGAACCTAGCGAGAACACGCTGCTCTACGCCTGCGGCCCCGAGCGCCTGCTCGCGGCGCTCGAGGCCGGCACCCACCATTGGCCGGAAGGCAGCCTGCACGTCGAGCACTTCACCGCCGAGGGGGCACTGCTGGACCCGGAGCACGAGCACGCCTTCGAGGTCGAACTCACCGACTCCGAACTCGTCGTCGAGGTGGCCGCGGATCGCACCCTGCTGCAGGCCCTGCGCGCCGCCGGTGTCGACGTGCCCAGCGACTGCGAGGAGGGGCTGTGCGGCTCCTGCCAGGTCGAGGTGGTGGAGGGCGAGATCGACCATCGCGACAAGGTGCTCACCGCCGCCGAGCGCGCCGGCCAGGACCGGCTGATGAGCTGCTGCTCCCGGGCGAAAGGCAAAAGGCTGAAGCTTGCCCTCTGAGGCCGGCCATCGACCGTCCACCACAAGAGCAAATGACAAGAGCACGCAACCCTGACCATCGGGACTCACGAGGAACGACAATGAAAATGCACAAGCTCGCGACACTGACGACACTGACCGCACTCTCCCTGGGCGCCTTCCAGGGCGCCGCGGCCACCGAACTCACGGTGAGCACCTGGGCGGGACCCAACCACGGCGTCAACACCATCGTCTGGCCGACCTGGGGCAAGTGGGTGGAAGACGCCACCGAGGGGCGCGTGACCGTCAACGTGGTGCACGACATGGGGCCGCCCAACGCCCAGATGGAGCTGATCGCCGACGGCGTGGCAGACGTCACCTGGCTGTTCCACGGCCTGATGCCGGGGCGCTTCGAGCTGACCAAGCTCCCCGAGTTGCCGACCTTCGAGGAGTTCTCCTCCGAGGCCGCCTCGGTAGCCTACTGGCGCACCCACAACGAGCACTTCGCCGAGGCCGGCGAACACCGCGGCGTCGAGGTGATCGGCGTGGGCGTGCACGGCCCGGGCTCGCTGTTCCTCAACGAATCGATCGATAGCCTCGACGACCTCGACGGCAAGCGTGTACGAATCGGCGGCGGCGTGATGGGCGACATCTCCAATGCGCTGGCGCTTACCGGCGTGGCGCTGCCGCCGGCCAGCACCTACGAAGCGGCGACCCAGGGCGTGATCGACGGCGCCATGCTGACCCTGGAGGGGCTCAAGAGCTTCCGCCTGGCCGAGGTGCTGCCCTACACGGTGCAGATGCCGGGCGGCTTCTACCGCGGCAGCTTCTCGCTGGTGATCAATCCGGACACCTGGGCGTCGCTCTCCGACGAGGATCGCGAGGCGATCGAGGAAGTTTCCGGCGAGAAGCTTTCGCGGCTGTTCGGCTACATGATGGATGTGGTCGACGTGCGCGGCATCGAATTCGCCAAGGAGCAGGGCAATACCTTCGTCGAGCTGCCGGCCGGGGAGATCGAGCGCTTCCAGCAGATGGCGGCCGAGCTGCCCGATGCCTGGAAGGCGGCGGCGGCGGAGAAGGGCGTCGACGGCGAAGCCGCCGAGGGTTACTTCTACGAGCAGCTCGAGGCCGCCGAGGGCGAAGCGGGGCTCTCCGCCGACGAGGTGATCGATCCCGAAGCGTAACCGCGCCCTTTCCCTCACGCTTGTCCAACGCTTGCGAGCACGGCCCGGCCGTGCTCGCAGCGCTCTGGCAGGTACGACTTAAGTTTCAAATGAAACTATTTTGACCTCCGTCAATGCCGCCGAGCGTTCGTGGACCGATACTGGGACAAACGCACACAAAGGGAGAATCGTCATGTCCCAGGCAGCCAAGAGCACGTGGTGGAACCGTCTCTGCGAAGGCAGCTACCGCGCCTCCACCCGGCGGCTGGTACGCGATATCGAGGCGGAATCGCCCGGGGTCTACAGCGAGATGCTCAAGGATCTCGACACGCCGCTGGAGCCCGCCTTCGAACGCGAGATGGTACGCCACCTCGACCGCGGCGGCTTTCGCGCCTTCGCGCCGGCCGAGACCCTGATGCCGGTCATGCTGCAGCGCTTCGGCCTCGAGCCGGGCAGCGTCGCCGGGCACGCCAGCTACCCGAGCCTGCGCGGCAACTGCAACGCCTGCCCGGTGGCCGGCCACTGCTGGGGTGCCTTGCGCCGCAATGCGGGTGTCGACGAATGCCGTGCCTTCTGCCCCAACGCCGCCGCCTTCGAGCGGCTGGCCGAGACCGCCTGACGTCGCCCGTCGGCGATCACCACAGCGATAGCAGCACGCCGGCCAGGGCGCAGGCGCCCAGCACCTTGAGCATGCCCACGCCGAAGCGGAAGATCGCCAGCAGGGCTGCCACCGAGAGAACCAGGGCGGCCAGGTCCAGGCTGGCGACGTCGGGTATCAGCAGGCGCAGCCCCGCGCCGCGCCACTCGCCCACCTCGGCGAACACCACGTGCAGGCCGAACCACACCGCCAGGTTGAGCACGACGCCCACGACGGCCGCGGTGATGGCCGTCATGGCGCCGCTCAGCGCGGCGTTGTCGCGCAGGCGCTCCACGTAGGGGGCGCCGAGGAAGATCCACAGAAAGCAGGGCACGAAGGTGACCCAGGTGGTGAGGATCGCCGCCAGGGTGGCGGCCAGCCACGGATCGAGGGGGGCGGCGTCGCGAAACGCACCCATGAAACCGACGAACTGCACCACCTGGATCAGCGGGCCGGGGGTGGTCTCGGCCATGCCCAGGCCGTCGAGCATCTCACCCGGCGCCAGCCAGCCGTAGTGCTGCACCGCGGCCTGGGCCACGTAGCTCAGCACCGCGTAGGCGCCGCCGAAGGTTACCACCGCCATCCGGCTGAAGAAGGTGGCGATCTGGCTGAAGACGTTGTCCGGTCCCAGCGCCAGCAGCAGCAGGGCCACCGGCGTCAGCCAAAGCGTCAGACAGATCGCCGATATCTTGAGCGACCAGGCACGGTCGGGCCGCGCGTGGTCGGGCAGCTCGGCGCCCAGCAGGGAGGCGCCGTCGGCCAGGCCGCTCGCCCCCTCCGCGCCAGGGCCGCCGCCGACACGAAACAGGGGGGAGCCGGCCTTGCCGCCGACGAAACCGATCAGCGCCGCGCCCAGGATGATCAGCGGAAAGGCGATATCGAGAAAGAAGATCGCCACGAAGGCGGCTGCGGCAATGCCCAGCATCACATTGTTGCGCAGGGCGCGCTTGCCGATGCGCACCACTGCATTGACGACGATGGCCAGCACCGCCGCTTTCAGCCCGAAGAACAGCCCCTCCACCATGCCCACGTTGCCCAGCGCGGCATACAGGTAACTCAGCGCCAGGATAGCAATGAAACCGGGCAGCACGAACAGCGTGCCGGCCACTAGCCCGCCCTTGGTGCGATGCATCAGCCAGCCGATATAGATCGCCAGCTGCTGCGCCTCTGGCCCCGGCAGCAGCATGCAGTAGTTGAGCGCGTGCAGGAAGCGATGCTCGCCGATCCAGCGCTGCTCCTCGACCAGGATGCGATGCATCACCGCGATCTGACCGGCCGGGCCGCCGAAGCTGAGCAGGGCGATGCGCAGCCAGACGCGGACAGCCTCGCGGAAGGGAACGTCGTGCGGCAGGGGCGGTGGCATGCGGTCTCCCGTCAGGTCAGGGGCGAAGCGAAAGAACGCCTATCCTAACCGCGACAGATGATGGCGTCGTGTGGCTACGGTATTCACTGCCGCCGACACAGCGCCACCAGCCGCGCCTTGGAGGGCACGCCGAGCTTGGCGTAGGCGCGCTTGCGGTAGGTTTCGGCAGTGGAGAGGGCGATATCGAGTTCGGCGGCGGCGGTCTTGAGGGTATGGCCGCGCAGCAGGTAGAGGCACAGCTGGCGCTCGCGTTCGGAGAGCGGCGCGAGGATGGCCGCCTCCTCGGGGCTCGCCCGCTGCGACGAGACGGGCCTGGCC
This portion of the Billgrantia sulfidoxydans genome encodes:
- a CDS encoding cytochrome P450/oxidoreductase produces the protein MTSATRRNETDTGAGVCPFHGAGAPSMAPNGCPVSPRAAAFDPFDRPYQLDPAEALRWSREQEPVFYSPRLGYWVVSRYDDIKAIFRDNLTFSPSIALEKITPASDEALAVLERYDYGMNRTLVNEDEPAHMARRRELLDAFTPEALEAHAPMVRRLVREKLDAIIDRGRADLVAEMFWEVPLTVALHFLGVPEEDMEQLRRFSVAHTLNTWGRPSPEQQVEVAEGVGKFWQYSGEVLRKMQARPEGHGWMYDMIEKNRHKPDIVTDNYLHSMMMAIIVAAHETTALATANAFRQLLSRPAVWADLCDNPALIPAAAEECLRHSGSVVAWRRIATREVEVGGVTIPEGGRILMVTASGNHDPAHFENPDELDIYRDNAVDHLTFGYGSHQCMGKNLGRMEMRIFLEEFTRRLPHLELEEQEFTFLPNTSFRGPEALWVRWDPVQNPERRDPAVRSAQRDFPVGAPSRQDIAREMVVAKVQTAAKGVLQIALEDPHGRRVPAWSPGSHVDLIVGDYVRKYSLCGEVDDPYWLQIAVLREEAGRGGSAWIHEHLKPGMPLRLRGPKNHFRLDESAGRYVLIAGGIGITPIIAMADRLKRLGKSYELHYAGRSRASMAFVERLERDHGETLRLYRKDRGERLDLAALLAEPSENTLLYACGPERLLAALEAGTHHWPEGSLHVEHFTAEGALLDPEHEHAFEVELTDSELVVEVAADRTLLQALRAAGVDVPSDCEEGLCGSCQVEVVEGEIDHRDKVLTAAERAGQDRLMSCCSRAKGKRLKLAL
- the chrA gene encoding chromate efflux transporter, with the protein product MPPPLPHDVPFREAVRVWLRIALLSFGGPAGQIAVMHRILVEEQRWIGEHRFLHALNYCMLLPGPEAQQLAIYIGWLMHRTKGGLVAGTLFVLPGFIAILALSYLYAALGNVGMVEGLFFGLKAAVLAIVVNAVVRIGKRALRNNVMLGIAAAAFVAIFFLDIAFPLIILGAALIGFVGGKAGSPLFRVGGGPGAEGASGLADGASLLGAELPDHARPDRAWSLKISAICLTLWLTPVALLLLALGPDNVFSQIATFFSRMAVVTFGGAYAVLSYVAQAAVQHYGWLAPGEMLDGLGMAETTPGPLIQVVQFVGFMGAFRDAAPLDPWLAATLAAILTTWVTFVPCFLWIFLGAPYVERLRDNAALSGAMTAITAAVVGVVLNLAVWFGLHVVFAEVGEWRGAGLRLLIPDVASLDLAALVLSVAALLAIFRFGVGMLKVLGACALAGVLLSLW
- a CDS encoding TRAP transporter substrate-binding protein yields the protein MHKLATLTTLTALSLGAFQGAAATELTVSTWAGPNHGVNTIVWPTWGKWVEDATEGRVTVNVVHDMGPPNAQMELIADGVADVTWLFHGLMPGRFELTKLPELPTFEEFSSEAASVAYWRTHNEHFAEAGEHRGVEVIGVGVHGPGSLFLNESIDSLDDLDGKRVRIGGGVMGDISNALALTGVALPPASTYEAATQGVIDGAMLTLEGLKSFRLAEVLPYTVQMPGGFYRGSFSLVINPDTWASLSDEDREAIEEVSGEKLSRLFGYMMDVVDVRGIEFAKEQGNTFVELPAGEIERFQQMAAELPDAWKAAAAEKGVDGEAAEGYFYEQLEAAEGEAGLSADEVIDPEA